A DNA window from Streptomyces sp. 71268 contains the following coding sequences:
- a CDS encoding Rieske (2Fe-2S) protein: protein MIQEPTRTRPNATRRTVVTAVGVAGLSAVLAACGDDGGGDGQSSDARELGKTSDIPEGGGVVYKKHKVVVVQPTPGDYKAFTSICTHQGCPVANVSGGTINCDCHGSKFDIADGSVKAGPARRPLKAAKVTVSGDTLTLR from the coding sequence ATGATCCAAGAGCCGACGAGGACCCGTCCGAACGCGACCCGCCGCACCGTGGTCACGGCCGTCGGGGTGGCCGGCCTGTCCGCCGTGCTCGCCGCGTGCGGCGACGACGGGGGCGGCGACGGACAGTCGTCGGACGCCCGCGAGCTAGGCAAGACGTCCGACATCCCCGAGGGCGGCGGCGTCGTCTACAAGAAGCACAAGGTGGTCGTGGTCCAGCCAACACCCGGCGACTACAAAGCGTTCACGTCCATCTGCACGCACCAGGGCTGTCCGGTCGCGAACGTGTCCGGCGGCACCATCAACTGCGACTGCCACGGCAGCAAGTTCGACATCGCCGACGGCAGCGTCAAGGCCGGCCCGGCCCGGCGCCCCCTCAAGGCGGCGAAGGTCACCGTCTCGGGCGACACCCTCACCCTGCGCTGA
- a CDS encoding LysR family transcriptional regulator: MLNLDRLRTLYAVARHGSVSAAADGLHVTTSAVSQQLAKLERETGQQLLAKNGRGVRLTDAGRLLADHASRILSQVELAQADLEAQRGQAVGELVLGAFPTAARGLFPTALARLREEHPKLRAHLREMEPDESIPAVVRGDVDLAVVLDWYNKPLPVPEGLVKAPLLDDVADVAMPASHPLADRSVVDLEEFAGDEWVSWPKGEFCHDWLMLTLRGAGIEPRICHMAEEHHTQLALIAAGLGVAVAPRLGRGPVPSGVRVVPVRHTMRRHIYAAWRADADRRPSIRAAVEVLRATAVELGAVEEGEPGPS; this comes from the coding sequence ATGTTGAACCTGGACCGTCTGCGTACGCTCTACGCCGTCGCTCGCCACGGCTCCGTCAGCGCCGCAGCCGACGGACTGCACGTGACCACCTCCGCCGTCTCCCAGCAACTGGCCAAGCTGGAGCGTGAGACAGGGCAGCAACTGCTCGCCAAGAACGGCAGGGGGGTGCGGCTGACCGACGCCGGACGGCTCCTGGCCGATCACGCGTCGCGCATCCTGTCCCAGGTAGAGCTGGCCCAGGCGGATCTGGAGGCGCAGCGCGGGCAGGCCGTCGGCGAGTTGGTGCTGGGCGCCTTTCCGACCGCGGCGCGCGGGCTGTTCCCCACGGCGCTGGCCCGGCTCCGCGAGGAGCATCCCAAACTCCGTGCCCACCTGCGGGAGATGGAGCCCGATGAGTCGATCCCCGCGGTGGTGCGCGGAGACGTGGACCTCGCGGTGGTGCTCGACTGGTATAACAAGCCCCTCCCGGTGCCCGAGGGACTGGTCAAGGCGCCCCTGTTGGACGACGTCGCCGACGTGGCGATGCCGGCCTCACACCCGCTCGCCGACCGGAGCGTGGTGGATCTGGAGGAGTTCGCGGGCGACGAGTGGGTGTCCTGGCCCAAGGGCGAGTTCTGCCACGACTGGCTGATGCTCACGCTGCGCGGCGCGGGCATCGAGCCCCGGATCTGCCACATGGCGGAGGAGCACCACACCCAGCTCGCCCTGATCGCCGCCGGGCTCGGCGTCGCCGTCGCCCCGCGCCTGGGCCGGGGCCCGGTGCCGAGCGGGGTGCGCGTGGTGCCCGTTCGGCACACCATGCGGCGGCACATCTACGCCGCCTGGCGCGCGGACGCCGACCGCCGCCCGTCGATACGGGCGGCGGTGGAGGTGCTGCGGGCGACCGCGGTGGAACTCGGCGCGGTGGAGGAGGGCGAACCGGGCCCGTCCTGA
- a CDS encoding DMT family transporter gives MRTPPAPRTAATTPRATTAPSPGAPASAPAPTQVATARTGTLPTAERPAARERTRGRPGWRLRFAVLCLIWGFSFLLIKVGTDGFAPLYVTLGRLLFGTLVLLAVLAVKRERLPRGVRTWGHLAVAAFLLNAFPFSLFAYAELHISSTLAGICNATTPLWGMLLSLVALSEDRPTRRRIAGLGLGFVGVLTVLGAWQGFSGQDPAGTAMALTASLSYAVGWIYVRRTLAHTSHSNLSMAGGQLLLGTIQLGLVTPFFAAAPDSLPMLPLLSVLALGALGTGLAFLLQYGLVAEVGPTTATLVTYFIPVIATAAGVLLLGEALTWNTPVGAVIVLAGAALTQRGPRRTVAAHRPGEPSRQP, from the coding sequence ATGCGCACGCCCCCCGCCCCTCGCACCGCCGCGACCACCCCGCGCGCGACCACCGCCCCGTCCCCCGGAGCCCCCGCATCCGCGCCCGCTCCGACCCAGGTCGCCACCGCGCGGACCGGGACGCTCCCGACGGCCGAGCGCCCCGCGGCGCGCGAGCGCACCCGCGGCCGGCCGGGGTGGCGGCTGCGGTTCGCCGTACTGTGCCTCATCTGGGGCTTCAGCTTCCTCCTCATCAAGGTCGGCACCGACGGCTTCGCCCCGCTGTACGTGACGCTCGGGCGGCTGCTGTTCGGCACGCTCGTGCTGCTCGCGGTCCTGGCCGTCAAGCGGGAGCGGCTACCGCGCGGCGTCCGCACCTGGGGCCACCTCGCCGTGGCGGCCTTCCTCCTCAACGCCTTTCCGTTCTCCTTGTTCGCCTACGCCGAACTGCACATCTCCTCCACCCTGGCCGGGATCTGCAACGCCACCACCCCGCTGTGGGGCATGCTGCTCTCGCTCGTCGCCCTGTCCGAGGACCGCCCCACCCGTCGCCGCATCGCCGGCCTGGGCCTCGGGTTCGTCGGCGTACTCACCGTGCTCGGCGCCTGGCAGGGCTTCTCCGGCCAGGACCCGGCGGGCACCGCGATGGCCCTGACGGCCTCGCTCAGCTACGCGGTCGGCTGGATCTACGTGCGCCGCACCCTGGCCCACACATCGCACTCCAATCTCTCCATGGCGGGCGGCCAGCTCCTGCTGGGCACGATCCAACTCGGCCTCGTCACGCCCTTCTTCGCCGCCGCCCCCGACTCCCTGCCGATGCTCCCCCTGCTGTCCGTGCTGGCCCTGGGCGCGCTGGGCACGGGCCTGGCGTTCCTGCTCCAGTACGGCCTGGTCGCCGAGGTCGGGCCGACGACGGCCACGCTGGTGACCTACTTCATCCCGGTGATCGCCACGGCGGCGGGCGTACTGCTCCTCGGTGAGGCGCTGACCTGGAACACCCCGGTCGGGGCGGTCATCGTCCTCGCGGGCGCGGCCCTGACCCAGCGCGGGCCGCGCCGTACCGTCGCCGCACACCGGCCCGGCGAGCCGTCACGTCAGCCGTAG
- a CDS encoding aminotransferase class I/II-fold pyridoxal phosphate-dependent enzyme: MLGEYRIEGRRAADIAASVERAVGAGGLAPGELLPPMRELAVSLGVNPNTVAAAYRSLRDRGVIETAGRRGSRVRSRPSTTAREMLGVDVPEGVRDLAMGNPDPALLPSLDDALASAAARYAERPVLYGAPLVSAELARMARAALRADGVPDGPITVVSGALDGIERVLAAHLRPGDVVAVEDPGWGGLLDLIPALGLRPEPVALDDDGPLPDHVERAVRRGARALVVTSRAQNPTGAAVSAERSRELRGILADHPGLLLIEDDHGHGIVDLPLHSLAGITDHWVLVRSTAKALGPDLRLATLAGDPVTVDRVGGRSRLGPGWVSHLLQDVVIRLWETEAVQPGRVARSYGERRDALIAALAERGIEAYGRSGMNVWVPVPDETGAVSRMLHAGWAVAPGARFRMASPQGIRLTISAIDVDDVEGLADTVAAAVRPTLVGRYG; the protein is encoded by the coding sequence GTGCTAGGAGAGTATCGGATCGAAGGGCGGCGCGCTGCTGATATCGCCGCCAGCGTGGAGCGGGCCGTCGGAGCGGGTGGCCTCGCCCCCGGTGAACTGCTGCCGCCCATGCGGGAGTTGGCGGTCTCGCTGGGGGTGAATCCCAATACGGTGGCGGCCGCCTATCGCTCGCTGCGCGATCGCGGGGTGATCGAGACGGCCGGCCGTCGGGGCAGTCGGGTGCGCTCGCGTCCCTCGACCACGGCCCGGGAGATGCTGGGCGTCGACGTTCCCGAAGGCGTTCGGGACCTCGCGATGGGAAACCCGGACCCGGCCCTGCTGCCCTCGCTCGATGACGCCCTGGCGTCGGCCGCCGCGCGGTACGCGGAGCGGCCGGTGCTCTACGGGGCGCCGCTGGTCTCCGCCGAGCTGGCTCGGATGGCGCGGGCGGCGCTGCGCGCCGACGGGGTGCCGGACGGGCCGATCACCGTCGTCTCGGGCGCCCTCGACGGCATAGAGCGGGTGCTCGCGGCCCATCTGCGGCCGGGTGACGTGGTGGCCGTCGAAGACCCGGGGTGGGGCGGCCTGCTCGACCTCATCCCGGCGTTGGGCCTGCGGCCCGAGCCGGTGGCGCTCGACGACGACGGCCCGCTTCCCGACCACGTCGAGCGGGCGGTGCGGCGGGGCGCCAGGGCGCTGGTGGTCACCAGCCGCGCGCAGAACCCGACGGGCGCGGCCGTCAGCGCCGAGCGCTCGCGCGAGCTGCGCGGGATACTGGCCGACCACCCGGGCCTGCTGCTGATCGAGGACGACCACGGGCACGGCATCGTCGACCTGCCCCTGCACTCACTGGCCGGGATCACCGACCACTGGGTGCTGGTCCGCTCGACGGCCAAGGCGCTCGGTCCCGACCTGCGACTGGCCACGCTCGCCGGCGACCCGGTCACGGTGGACCGGGTCGGGGGCCGCTCGCGGCTCGGCCCCGGCTGGGTCAGCCACCTGCTCCAGGATGTGGTGATACGGCTATGGGAGACGGAGGCCGTCCAGCCGGGCCGGGTCGCGCGGTCCTACGGTGAGCGCCGCGACGCCCTCATCGCGGCGCTGGCCGAGCGGGGGATCGAGGCGTACGGGCGCAGCGGGATGAACGTGTGGGTGCCGGTGCCCGACGAGACCGGCGCGGTCTCCCGCATGCTGCACGCCGGTTGGGCCGTCGCCCCCGGGGCCCGCTTCCGGATGGCCTCTCCGCAGGGCATCCGGCTGACCATATCCGCGATCGACGTCGATGACGTCGAGGGGCTCGCGGACACCGTCGCGGCCGCGGTCCGCCCGACGCTCGTGGGGCGCTACGGCTGA
- a CDS encoding pyridoxamine 5'-phosphate oxidase family protein, whose translation MAAVESASTFTPAPEADKTADGAPPAAYGPTSRTVTSRDRDRASYDRELVHSLLDQSYVCHLGFVRDGAPVVLPTLYARVGERLYVHGSTGSRPLRMAAANPSAAGDGATATDGAAATPDAADPGTASSGDAADTEQSRPGLAVCLTVTHLDGVVLARSAFHHSINYRSVVVHGVAHQVTDPDERTVALDALVNHVVPGRAADCRPGNAKELAATAVLRLDLKEVSAKWRDGGPNDEPEDLGLPHWAGVLPVAPRYGTPIPSDDLDPAIPLPDYLAGG comes from the coding sequence ATGGCCGCCGTCGAATCCGCCTCCACCTTCACCCCCGCGCCGGAGGCTGACAAGACCGCCGATGGCGCACCCCCCGCCGCGTACGGCCCGACCAGCCGCACCGTCACCTCGCGCGACCGCGACCGCGCCTCCTACGACCGCGAACTGGTCCATTCGCTGCTCGACCAGTCCTACGTCTGCCACCTCGGGTTCGTCAGGGACGGCGCCCCGGTCGTCCTGCCGACGCTCTACGCGCGCGTGGGCGAGCGGCTGTACGTGCACGGTTCCACCGGCTCGCGCCCGCTGCGCATGGCGGCGGCCAACCCCTCGGCGGCCGGCGACGGCGCGACCGCCACCGACGGGGCCGCCGCCACCCCCGACGCGGCCGACCCGGGCACCGCCTCCTCCGGCGATGCCGCGGACACCGAGCAGTCGCGGCCCGGCCTCGCGGTGTGCCTGACCGTGACCCACCTGGACGGCGTGGTCCTCGCGCGCTCCGCCTTCCACCACTCCATCAACTACCGCTCGGTCGTGGTGCACGGCGTGGCCCACCAGGTCACCGACCCGGACGAGCGCACCGTGGCCCTCGATGCCCTGGTCAACCACGTCGTGCCGGGCCGCGCCGCCGACTGCCGGCCCGGGAACGCCAAGGAGTTGGCCGCCACCGCCGTGCTCCGCCTCGACCTCAAGGAGGTGTCGGCGAAGTGGCGCGACGGCGGCCCCAACGACGAGCCGGAGGACCTCGGACTGCCGCACTGGGCCGGGGTGCTGCCCGTCGCGCCGCGTTACGGCACGCCCATCCCCTCCGACGACCTCGACCCGGCCATCCCGCTCCCCGACTACCTCGCCGGCGGCTGA
- a CDS encoding FMN-binding negative transcriptional regulator: MLIHPWDAAQDDAEWQSWLARHDFGHLAANGPPGAPPLVQPTHFAYDEQRREALLHLARPHPIWSAIEACPEVLLSVADDYVFVPGPWLADADLPPEHGVPTTFYAAVQLSCTAHIVDDPTAKAALLTRQLAHFQPEGGSAPVVAGQEPYGRSLAGIRGLRLEVMGVRAKFKYANQRSERVRQRTADALASRGAPRDAAARAHQVRRGAWTATAG; this comes from the coding sequence ATGTTGATCCACCCCTGGGACGCCGCCCAGGACGACGCCGAATGGCAGTCCTGGTTGGCCCGTCACGACTTCGGCCACCTCGCGGCGAACGGCCCGCCCGGCGCGCCACCGCTCGTGCAGCCCACGCACTTCGCCTACGACGAACAACGCCGGGAGGCCCTGCTGCACCTGGCCCGACCCCACCCGATCTGGTCAGCGATCGAGGCGTGCCCGGAGGTGTTGCTCAGCGTCGCGGACGACTACGTCTTCGTACCAGGCCCCTGGCTGGCCGACGCGGACCTACCTCCCGAACACGGCGTTCCCACCACCTTCTACGCGGCCGTACAGCTCAGTTGCACCGCGCACATAGTCGACGACCCCACGGCCAAGGCAGCCCTCCTGACCAGGCAGCTCGCGCACTTCCAGCCGGAGGGCGGCTCCGCGCCCGTGGTCGCCGGCCAGGAGCCGTACGGCCGCTCGCTGGCCGGCATCCGCGGCCTGCGGCTTGAGGTGATGGGCGTACGGGCCAAGTTCAAGTACGCCAACCAGCGGTCGGAGCGGGTCCGGCAGCGGACGGCGGACGCCCTGGCCTCCCGTGGCGCGCCCCGGGACGCCGCGGCCCGGGCCCACCAGGTGCGGCGCGGCGCCTGGACCGCGACGGCGGGCTGA
- a CDS encoding EamA family transporter: MLTPVRSALPVGRGLAYITFAATTWGTAGAAASLLYDTSGLGPLALTFWRTLGGLALMLPVVLLRARRTRAYAPRANPRPSRRDRTTRVVVTGLGLTVFQAAYFEAVDSTGLAVATVVTLGAAPVMVALAGRAVVGERLGVGGACAVAGAVVGLSVLVFGSEGTGAVRPAGVGLALLSAAGYATITVYTRYLGRDGGGTDPYVTTMTSFAVCTGCLLPFALAEGPLPQAQHLGQTVALLVYIAAVPTALAYGLYFTGLAVVRATTVSVITLIEPVTAAVIAVALLDERLTVATVLGTAVLLCAVVALALAEARSAPAARADAASTG; the protein is encoded by the coding sequence GTGCTCACTCCTGTGCGCTCCGCCCTGCCCGTGGGGCGCGGGCTCGCCTACATCACCTTCGCCGCCACCACCTGGGGCACCGCCGGCGCGGCGGCCTCGCTGCTGTACGACACCAGTGGTCTCGGCCCCCTCGCCCTCACCTTCTGGCGCACGCTGGGCGGTCTCGCCCTCATGCTCCCCGTGGTGCTGCTCCGCGCCCGCCGTACGCGGGCGTACGCACCGCGCGCCAACCCCCGCCCCTCGCGCCGCGACCGTACGACACGCGTCGTCGTCACGGGCCTGGGGCTGACCGTCTTCCAGGCCGCCTACTTCGAGGCGGTCGACTCCACCGGCCTGGCCGTCGCCACCGTCGTCACGCTCGGCGCCGCGCCGGTCATGGTGGCGCTGGCCGGCAGGGCCGTCGTCGGCGAGCGTCTTGGAGTCGGCGGCGCGTGCGCCGTCGCCGGAGCGGTGGTCGGCCTGTCGGTTCTCGTGTTCGGCAGCGAGGGCACCGGCGCGGTCCGCCCGGCGGGGGTCGGGCTCGCGCTGCTGTCGGCGGCCGGGTACGCCACCATCACCGTCTACACCCGCTACCTGGGCCGCGACGGTGGCGGCACGGACCCGTACGTCACCACGATGACGTCGTTCGCCGTGTGCACCGGGTGCCTGTTGCCCTTCGCGTTGGCGGAGGGGCCGCTGCCGCAGGCGCAGCACCTGGGACAGACGGTGGCCCTGCTGGTCTACATCGCCGCCGTGCCGACGGCACTGGCCTACGGCCTGTACTTCACCGGCCTGGCCGTGGTGCGCGCCACCACGGTCTCCGTGATCACGCTGATCGAACCGGTCACGGCCGCGGTCATCGCCGTCGCGCTGCTCGACGAGCGGCTGACGGTCGCGACGGTGCTGGGTACCGCCGTGTTGCTGTGCGCCGTGGTCGCCCTGGCGCTCGCCGAGGCGCGCAGTGCTCCGGCGGCGAGGGCCGACGCGGCGTCGACGGGCTGA
- a CDS encoding DMT family transporter — protein sequence MHVSQGRGAGLGLALASALTFGSSGVAAKPLIEAGLDPLQVTWLRAAGAALLLLPVAWHHRSLLVRRPALLVGFGLLAVAGVQACYFAAISRIPVGVALLIEYLGPALLLGWVRFVQRRPVSRAAAVGVALAVGGLACVVELWAGLSFDAIGLLLGLGAACCQVGYFLLSDHGGDDAEPVDPLGVVAYGLLIGTLVLTVIARPWGMDWSVLGGRADLDGTRVPAALLLVWVVVVSTVVAYLTGVLAVRHLSPPVAGVVACLEAVVATVLAWVLLGERLSAPQVLGGLVVLSGAFIAQTSAPRRAPATPVAGSSPAVADGAEGATEPAGRLAGGDGGRACAGSVPEGDTELSEGSQTA from the coding sequence ATGCACGTGTCTCAGGGGCGCGGCGCGGGGCTCGGGCTCGCGCTGGCGTCGGCGCTCACCTTCGGCAGTTCCGGCGTCGCCGCGAAGCCGCTCATCGAGGCGGGGCTCGACCCGCTCCAGGTGACCTGGCTGCGTGCGGCGGGCGCGGCCCTGCTGCTCCTGCCGGTGGCCTGGCACCACCGCTCCCTGCTGGTGCGGCGCCCGGCGCTGCTCGTCGGCTTCGGTCTGCTCGCGGTCGCCGGCGTGCAGGCGTGTTACTTCGCGGCGATCTCCCGCATCCCGGTGGGGGTCGCCCTGCTCATCGAGTACCTCGGGCCCGCGCTGCTGCTCGGCTGGGTGCGCTTCGTGCAGCGCCGCCCGGTCAGTCGCGCCGCCGCCGTCGGCGTCGCGTTGGCCGTCGGCGGGCTGGCCTGCGTGGTCGAACTCTGGGCCGGGCTGAGCTTCGACGCCATCGGGCTGCTCCTGGGTCTCGGCGCCGCTTGCTGTCAGGTCGGCTACTTCCTGCTCTCCGACCATGGCGGCGACGACGCGGAGCCGGTCGATCCGCTGGGCGTGGTCGCGTACGGGCTGCTGATCGGGACGCTCGTGCTCACCGTGATCGCCCGGCCCTGGGGGATGGACTGGTCGGTGCTCGGCGGGCGGGCGGACCTGGATGGCACGCGCGTTCCGGCCGCGCTCCTCCTGGTCTGGGTCGTGGTGGTGAGTACGGTCGTCGCCTACCTGACCGGCGTCCTGGCCGTACGACACCTGTCACCTCCGGTGGCGGGCGTCGTCGCGTGCCTCGAAGCCGTGGTCGCGACCGTGCTGGCCTGGGTGCTGCTGGGCGAGCGGCTCTCGGCGCCGCAGGTGCTCGGCGGCCTGGTGGTGCTCAGCGGCGCCTTCATCGCGCAGACCTCGGCGCCCCGGCGCGCTCCCGCGACGCCGGTCGCGGGCTCGTCGCCTGCCGTCGCGGACGGTGCGGAGGGCGCGACAGAGCCTGCGGGCCGGCTCGCGGGCGGCGACGGCGGGCGGGCGTGCGCGGGGTCCGTTCCGGAGGGCGATACGGAGTTGTCCGAGGGCTCGCAGACCGCTTAG
- a CDS encoding peptidase, whose product MQNRTPLPGQAGSVASGGLRAALGAVGPAGAGGVDAAATDADSLAVALSDELAAVVAAARRRAYRDGDRHIDTAHLLHTVLETVPRATAAFEGGPPQVARVLSYLAQRTIGYGLNWHGTVEDSGAVPVVHAGRAAWSPAVAAAVARADERAAARGAAQAQGFDLFVALTDDRECRAVEVLLGAGVDLDALALRVAAESARLTMEAASSEPRDGPDAG is encoded by the coding sequence GTGCAAAATCGTACTCCCCTTCCTGGCCAGGCGGGATCGGTTGCTTCCGGCGGCCTCCGTGCGGCCCTCGGCGCCGTCGGCCCGGCCGGCGCGGGCGGTGTCGATGCCGCTGCCACGGACGCCGACAGCCTTGCCGTCGCCCTCAGCGACGAGCTCGCGGCGGTGGTCGCCGCGGCCCGCCGGCGTGCCTATCGCGACGGTGATCGACACATCGACACCGCGCACCTGCTGCACACCGTCTTGGAGACCGTCCCGCGCGCGACGGCGGCCTTCGAGGGCGGCCCACCGCAGGTGGCGCGGGTGCTGAGCTATCTGGCGCAGCGCACCATCGGTTACGGCCTCAACTGGCACGGCACCGTGGAGGACTCCGGTGCCGTGCCAGTGGTCCACGCGGGGCGTGCCGCGTGGTCGCCGGCCGTCGCGGCGGCCGTGGCGCGGGCGGACGAGCGGGCCGCGGCGCGCGGCGCCGCGCAGGCCCAGGGGTTCGACCTCTTCGTCGCGCTCACCGACGACCGCGAGTGCCGCGCGGTGGAGGTGCTGCTCGGGGCCGGCGTGGACCTGGACGCGCTGGCGCTGCGGGTGGCCGCGGAATCGGCCCGGCTGACCATGGAGGCCGCCAGCAGTGAACCGCGTGACGGTCCTGACGCGGGCTGA
- a CDS encoding PadR family transcriptional regulator — protein sequence MGHGFGFGHGHGHGRGQRGAGHDWGEGEGRRAAFGAFGPPFGGPPFGGRGRGGPRGRARRGDVRASILALLRDRPMHGYEMIQEIGERSGGAWRPSPGSVYPTLQLLEDEGLISSVSEGGKKLFTLTEEGRTEAEAGPRAPWEEAGRGVDWEAAQEIRQAGVGVMEALAQVWKTGTKEQRDKALAVVGDARKKLYLILADED from the coding sequence ATGGGACACGGATTCGGATTCGGGCACGGCCATGGGCACGGGCGCGGGCAGCGTGGGGCCGGGCACGACTGGGGAGAGGGCGAGGGGCGGCGGGCCGCCTTCGGGGCGTTCGGGCCGCCCTTCGGCGGGCCGCCGTTCGGTGGTCGGGGGCGTGGCGGGCCGCGGGGGAGGGCGCGGCGCGGCGACGTACGGGCGTCGATCCTGGCGCTGTTGCGCGACCGTCCGATGCACGGCTACGAGATGATCCAGGAGATCGGCGAGCGCAGCGGCGGCGCCTGGCGCCCCAGCCCCGGTTCGGTCTACCCCACGCTCCAACTCCTGGAGGACGAGGGGCTGATCAGCAGCGTCAGCGAAGGCGGCAAGAAGCTGTTCACGCTGACCGAGGAGGGCCGTACCGAGGCCGAGGCCGGGCCGCGGGCTCCGTGGGAGGAAGCGGGGCGCGGCGTGGACTGGGAGGCGGCGCAGGAGATCCGGCAGGCCGGCGTCGGCGTGATGGAGGCGCTGGCCCAGGTCTGGAAGACCGGCACCAAGGAGCAGCGGGACAAGGCGCTCGCCGTCGTCGGCGACGCGCGGAAGAAGCTGTACCTGATCCTCGCCGACGAGGACTGA